A segment of the Myxosarcina sp. GI1 genome:
GTGGCTTATTAAATATCAATACTCGTCATTTCCAACAAAACTAAACAATAAATATGTAAGGAGGTATCAACCAATGGAGGAAAGACTTTCCTTAGAAAGTCCATCTATGTCCCGCAGACAATTGCTAAATTTTTTGACTGGGGCAGCTATTGCTGCTACTGCTGGTGCAGCCCTTTATCCGGTGGGTAAATATTTCGTCCCGCCTTCTGAAGTGGGTGAAGATGGTTCGATTTTTGCCAAAGATATAAACGGTAATCTAATTCCTGCCAGTCAAATTTTAGCAGAACCACCTGAAACTCGGGCTTTAGTGGCGGGACTAGCAGGTGAACCAACCTATCTCACCGTTAGAAAAGATGGAACTTTGCATCCTTGGGGAATCGTGGATAACTGCACCCATCTAGGCTGTACTTTTCCTTGGAATGAAAATGACGCTCAATTTCAATGTCCCTGTCACGGTTCTCGCTATGACCCTGAAGGTAGAGTAGTAAGAGGTCCTGCGCCTCTACCTTTGCGACTGGCTTATATTAACATTGAAGGAGATTATATTCGCATTTCTCCCTGGACTGAAACCGATCCCCGAACAGGAAAACAACCCTGGTGGGTTTAGATGTTTTCTTCGTCGAAAACTGAATCTCAAAAGTTAGGTTATCGTCTGGTGGAAACCCCAATTAAGCAATTTCTAGGAGAAAATCATCACATGACTGAAGTGGAACTAGTAGATAGTTCGGTGGTGAAGTTGGAAACAGGTCTTTTAGCAATGGGTTCTCGTTACCACCATACCTATCTCTCTAACTTCAATCTCGAAAAAGAACGGGATTATCTTGTCACCGATAAAACAGGACGCACCTCCCATCCCCGCATCTTTGCTATTGAGGATCTCAAAATCGGACTTAATCAAGTGGCGATTGCGCTCCGCGCACAGGCTCACGCCAATCGCTGTAGGGGATGGGGCTTTAGCTGGCACGCAAATATGGCGCGATCTGCGTAAAATCAAGGGTGCTAAACCGAATCTGGATAATCTAGCTGTATCTGTATAGCAAATTTCGCTGATTTTACTAGTAAAAAATTATGGTTTTTAAAAGTATTTTAGTCCCCTTGTTTTATAAAGAATAGAATAGTAAATGAAAAAACTTTTAGCTCCCTTCTGTTTGGGAATTTGGCTCTATTTTGGTACTTTTATAACAGTCAGCCCTACTTTTGCTGCTAGTAATATTACTCAAACCACAGATAAAGTTGAGGCATTAAGCGATCGCAACCTAACTACCGTACAGCAGTTTTTGGTTTCTATACCCCGCGACTATTACACCGTTAGACAGATAAATAAAGTTAAAACTCTGGGGAAAGAACAGCAAGCACTATTAGTAGATGTTCGAGAGCCGAAGGAATACGCTGCTGGTCATATAAAAGGAGCAATTAATCTTCCTTTACGCAGTTTGACCGATAATTTCGATCACATTCCGAAAACTCGTCCTGTAATACTTTACTGCTCTACGGGTTATCGAACTGCAATGGGAGTTATGGCTCTACAAATGCTCGGATACGATAACGTTCGGGGTTTTCCTCCCAGTATTGAAGGTTGGAAAGCAGCAGGTGAAGAGTTGGAAAAATAAAGATATTCAGATTTATTTTTTATCCTATCCGAAGGTGCGGACAGCTATATAAGAGCTAGAAACTCAATATTATACCCTTTTTCTATTTAAAAAAAAGTTATATTAATATATAACTATTTAGTTGTTTAATCAAAAAAAACATAGTAGTATCTATTATGGCAGAAGTTAATTGGATTTCAGCTTTAATTGGTGGGATGCTGATTGGACTGAGTACAACGATTTTGCTTGCTTTTGATGGTCGCATTGCTGGTATTAGTAGCATGGTTAACGGTGCAATCAAATTCCAGTCAGAAGAGAATTGGCGGTGGCTGTTTATTGCAGGAATGTTCGGAGGGGGTTCGATCTACGAATATGTCTTTGACTCAGATCCTACCCCCGTATCTTCTTTTGCACCAGTAGCGATGATTGTTGGTGGTTTTCTAGTCGGTGTCGGTACGCGGATGGGAAATGGTTGTACCAGCGGTCATGGTGTTTGTGGTTTGGGTCGATTATCGTTCCGTTCTTTAATTGCGGTAATTACTTTTATAATTACAGCTATTCTAACGGTATTTATTACTCATCATGTTGTTTAGTTATTGGTTATTGGTCATTAGTCATAGAAAATGAGACAGAAATTAATTGCTCTTTTATCTGGATTGTTATTTGGTTTTGGATTAAGTCTTTCTCAAATGATCGATCGCGATCGCGTATTGGGATTTTTAGATGTTTCAGGAGACTGGGACCCCACCCTGTTATTTGTCTTGGGTGGTGCGGTTGGGGTTACAGTAATTGCGTTTCGCTTTGTACTGCGTTTGCCGCATCCAATTTACAGTAATAAGTTTTATTTACCTACCAAAAAAGATATCGACCTACCCTTGATTCTCGGTGCTGCGATTTTCGGTATTGGTTGGGGAATTGCAGGCTACTGTCCTGGTCCTGGCATTACCGCTTTAGTGTTGGGAATACCGAATCCAATTCTGTTTATCATTGCATTTATTATTGGCTCACTTGCCTATCAATGGTATACAGAGTTGTCTTTCAAGGATAATTCTGTTAATAAGCGGGAAGTAAAGCAATAGCAGTCAATTTTGAGTTTGCTGTTATAAAAGATAACGAATTTATTTCTCTATCTCCAAGCGATCGCAACTTCAAATAGCAGCATTAGTTATCTATCAAATTGCTTGCTACTGCCAATCGTTGCCAATCTCGAACAATAATTGTTCCGCCTCTTTGATAGATCGCTATTCCTTTCAGTTTTTTAAACAACCGTACGCATTCTTCATAGGTGATACCAATACTGCGAGCAATTTGATAGTAAGGCAGTTTAATATTTAAACAATCGCCTTGGGGTACAGAATAAGTACCATCGCGATCGCCATAATATTGGATTAATCTAACCAAACGCACCATTGCTCGTTCGGAAATTAGTCCGTGTACTGTATCGTGAAGTTGTTGTAGACGCTGGTTAAATACTTCTAGTATCCTTAAGCTAATTTCTGGCGACTGAGAAATTACCTGTAATAAGGCTTCGCGATCGATAGTTAATACTTGCGACTCTACTTGGCAGATTACGGTTGCAGGAGAAATTTCGTTACCAAAAATGGCTGGCGCAGCAAACAGCTCACCTGGAGGAATGAGGCGCACTATTGTTTCTTTACCGTTGTCGGCAGTTTTTTTGATTTCTAATCTTCCTTTAATTAAACCATGGAGTTGTTGGGGGATGCGATCTCCTTCGTGCATTATTATTTCATCTTGCAGATATTCTCTAACGTAACTACAGCGAACGAGGCTTTCTAGTTGTGTGGTAGCAACATCTTGAAAAATCAATATTTGTTTTAATTGAGCCAGAGACGAGTAACCTTTCACAATCATTTTGAATAAAACTATAGTTTTCTATGTAAAAGCAGTTTAATAGTTCTCGATAAAACTTTACTCTCAAACATGAGCTACCTCAAAGACGGAACCAAAACTTGATGAGAAAGTAAGATTATCGAGTTTGGATATGACTCATGACAACTACTCTTAATTTTGCCACCGCACCTGGTCATCAAGTATTAGCAGCAGCAGGAAAGAAGATATTACGCCCTGGGGGAAGAAAAGCAACGGAACGACTGTTTGCTTGGGCTAATTTTCAACCAGAAGAGACAGTAATAGAGTTAGCAGCAAGCTTCGGAGAAAGTGCGATCGAATTGGCAAAAAGATTTAACGTGCGTGTATTAGGAATCGAGAAAAATCCAGACAGCGTGGCTAAAGCTAGGGAAAATATTAAAGCTGCGGGATTATCAGACCGAGTAACTATTATAGAAGGGGATATCTCTCGGTTAGATAAGATTACAGACAAATTCGATTATGTCTTGGCTGAAGCGATTTTAACCATGCAGTCGGATATAGGGAAAGCCAAGATCTTATCGGGAATTAGAAACTGTCTTAAACCAGGGGGTAAGTTTCTTTCCCATGAAATGTTTGTCCGCGACAATGCCGAACAAGCGCGTAAAAGTCTCTCTGAATCTATTCGGGTCAATGCTAATCCTTTAACTGTCTCGGAGTGGTCAACAGCCTGTAAAGATGCGGGTTTAACTATAGAGCAACAGCAAACAGGAAAAATGGGATTACTCAATTTTAGTCAGATGGTAAGAGATGAAGGATTATTAGGAACAGTCAAAATTATATGGAATATTTTAACTAACCCCCATTTACGCCAAAGAATCCTGCAAATGCGCCGTGTTTTTCAACAAAAGGGCAAAAACATCGGTTACATCGTTTTTATCAGTCAGTAGACATTAATTATTACTCACTACAAACTACAAAAGACAAATAACCAAAGAAAAATTATGACAGTCACAATATCCAACAACTCTTTTACCACTACCTTACAGGATTTAATCAAATATCCTTCTAGCGGCATTCTCAGCAAAGTTTTACTCAAGGATAATAACAGTCAGTACAGCTTGTTTTGTTTGGCAAAAAATACAGAAATCGAAGAACACACTTCCACTCGCAATGCTGTCATTACCGTAATAGAAGGAAAGGGAAACCTCGAATTGGAAGAAAAAGATATTGCTTTAGCACCAGGGGTATTTGTGTTTATGCCCGCTAATGCGCCCCATGCTTTGCAAGCTAGAGAAAATCTGGCATTTACTCTGGCTTTGTCCGAACATCTGCCAGTTAAGAAAAAAGTGAGTCAAAAAACTATCGATATTGTTAAATCCACCGCTCCCGTAATTAAACAACACGGTCAAACTATTACCTCACGAATGTACGAAATCATGTTTGCCAGTCATCCTGAAGTAAAATCTCAATTCGATATGTCAGCACAAGCTAATGGTACTCAACCAGCTAAACTGGCAA
Coding sequences within it:
- a CDS encoding rhodanese-like domain-containing protein, which translates into the protein MKKLLAPFCLGIWLYFGTFITVSPTFAASNITQTTDKVEALSDRNLTTVQQFLVSIPRDYYTVRQINKVKTLGKEQQALLVDVREPKEYAAGHIKGAINLPLRSLTDNFDHIPKTRPVILYCSTGYRTAMGVMALQMLGYDNVRGFPPSIEGWKAAGEELEK
- the petC gene encoding cytochrome b6-f complex iron-sulfur subunit; this encodes MEERLSLESPSMSRRQLLNFLTGAAIAATAGAALYPVGKYFVPPSEVGEDGSIFAKDINGNLIPASQILAEPPETRALVAGLAGEPTYLTVRKDGTLHPWGIVDNCTHLGCTFPWNENDAQFQCPCHGSRYDPEGRVVRGPAPLPLRLAYINIEGDYIRISPWTETDPRTGKQPWWV
- a CDS encoding globin domain-containing protein is translated as MTVTISNNSFTTTLQDLIKYPSSGILSKVLLKDNNSQYSLFCLAKNTEIEEHTSTRNAVITVIEGKGNLELEEKDIALAPGVFVFMPANAPHALQARENLAFTLALSEHLPVKKKVSQKTIDIVKSTAPVIKQHGQTITSRMYEIMFASHPEVKSQFDMSAQANGTQPAKLATAVYAYAIHIDDLGALKEAVNKIAHRHVATHVLPEQYPIVGECLLQAIKDVLGDAATDDVMTAWTEAYQALAEIFINREQEIYQTI
- a CDS encoding YeeE/YedE family protein gives rise to the protein MAEVNWISALIGGMLIGLSTTILLAFDGRIAGISSMVNGAIKFQSEENWRWLFIAGMFGGGSIYEYVFDSDPTPVSSFAPVAMIVGGFLVGVGTRMGNGCTSGHGVCGLGRLSFRSLIAVITFIITAILTVFITHHVV
- a CDS encoding Crp/Fnr family transcriptional regulator — encoded protein: MIVKGYSSLAQLKQILIFQDVATTQLESLVRCSYVREYLQDEIIMHEGDRIPQQLHGLIKGRLEIKKTADNGKETIVRLIPPGELFAAPAIFGNEISPATVICQVESQVLTIDREALLQVISQSPEISLRILEVFNQRLQQLHDTVHGLISERAMVRLVRLIQYYGDRDGTYSVPQGDCLNIKLPYYQIARSIGITYEECVRLFKKLKGIAIYQRGGTIIVRDWQRLAVASNLIDN
- a CDS encoding cyclopropane-fatty-acyl-phospholipid synthase family protein, with protein sequence MTTTLNFATAPGHQVLAAAGKKILRPGGRKATERLFAWANFQPEETVIELAASFGESAIELAKRFNVRVLGIEKNPDSVAKARENIKAAGLSDRVTIIEGDISRLDKITDKFDYVLAEAILTMQSDIGKAKILSGIRNCLKPGGKFLSHEMFVRDNAEQARKSLSESIRVNANPLTVSEWSTACKDAGLTIEQQQTGKMGLLNFSQMVRDEGLLGTVKIIWNILTNPHLRQRILQMRRVFQQKGKNIGYIVFISQ
- a CDS encoding YeeE/YedE family protein → MRQKLIALLSGLLFGFGLSLSQMIDRDRVLGFLDVSGDWDPTLLFVLGGAVGVTVIAFRFVLRLPHPIYSNKFYLPTKKDIDLPLILGAAIFGIGWGIAGYCPGPGITALVLGIPNPILFIIAFIIGSLAYQWYTELSFKDNSVNKREVKQ